The Nitrospirota bacterium genome includes a window with the following:
- a CDS encoding A/G-specific adenine glycosylase — translation MRLLKWYKQHGRDLPWRKTSDPYKILVSEVMLQQTQVDRVIPKYHEFLQRYPTLTHLAEAPVEEVCKTWYPLGYNIRPHRLHSIARETVARYGGAVPKEPEELLSFKGIGRYTAGAIRAFAFNEDAPILDTNVMRVLYRVFVGEGDPKRQRNKLWALSEALIPKGKGYDFNQALMDFGAMVCTARNPYCLLCPMKEFCKAYPFDPNGV, via the coding sequence ATGCGTCTCTTGAAATGGTACAAGCAGCACGGGCGCGACCTGCCCTGGCGGAAGACTTCCGATCCCTACAAGATTCTGGTGTCCGAAGTGATGCTGCAGCAGACACAGGTGGATCGGGTCATTCCCAAGTATCACGAGTTCCTGCAGCGCTATCCCACGTTGACTCATCTGGCGGAGGCGCCGGTCGAGGAAGTCTGCAAGACCTGGTATCCCCTCGGATACAACATCAGGCCGCACCGGTTGCACAGTATCGCGCGCGAAACCGTCGCGCGTTACGGCGGCGCGGTGCCCAAGGAACCGGAGGAACTGTTGTCGTTCAAAGGCATCGGCCGCTACACGGCCGGTGCCATCCGGGCGTTCGCCTTCAACGAAGATGCGCCGATTCTGGACACCAACGTCATGCGGGTGTTGTATCGGGTCTTTGTCGGCGAGGGCGATCCGAAGAGGCAAAGGAACAAACTCTGGGCGCTGTCGGAGGCGCTGATTCCCAAGGGCAAGGGGTACGACTTCAACCAGGCGTTGATGGATTTCGGCGCGATGGTCTGCACCGCGAGAAATCCCTATTGCCTGCTGTGCCCGATGAAGGAGTTTTGCAAGGCCTACCCGTTCGATCCGAACGGCGTCTGA
- a CDS encoding type II toxin-antitoxin system Phd/YefM family antitoxin: MPIIKPISDLRNKANQLSALVHESREPVFITKNGEGDMVLMSLAQYAELQRKLELYGKLAAAEARVAAGERGRPLSQVMKTLRKRIREHR; the protein is encoded by the coding sequence ATGCCGATCATCAAACCCATTTCGGATCTGCGCAACAAGGCCAACCAGTTGTCTGCGCTGGTTCACGAAAGCCGTGAGCCGGTCTTCATCACCAAGAACGGAGAAGGGGATATGGTGCTGATGTCCCTGGCGCAGTATGCCGAGCTGCAGCGCAAACTCGAGCTGTACGGCAAGCTGGCGGCGGCCGAAGCGCGGGTGGCGGCCGGAGAGCGAGGCCGGCCGCTCAGTCAGGTCATGAAGACCCTGCGGAAACGGATCCGTGAACACAGGTAA
- a CDS encoding type II toxin-antitoxin system RelE/ParE family toxin produces MNTGKDAVRLLSIAEQDLLDIVTFVAADNPPPAVALADRIENDLHRLARHPYLGKIPNDERLAALGYRVLVIENYLVFYKIKGKTLLVHRILHGTRDLPSLLEEL; encoded by the coding sequence GTGAACACAGGTAAGGACGCGGTCCGGCTCCTCTCCATCGCCGAACAGGATCTTCTGGACATCGTGACCTTTGTCGCCGCCGACAACCCTCCGCCGGCGGTCGCCCTGGCTGATCGGATCGAGAACGATTTACATCGCCTCGCGCGCCATCCCTACCTCGGAAAGATCCCGAACGACGAGCGGCTCGCCGCTCTGGGTTACCGGGTCCTGGTCATCGAGAACTATCTGGTCTTCTACAAGATCAAGGGCAAGACCCTCCTGGTCCACCGCATCCTCCACGGCACACGGGATCTGCCGAGTCTTCTGGAGGAACTGTGA
- a CDS encoding NAD(P)/FAD-dependent oxidoreductase, translating into MGRSRSEPDGAKKRTRVVIIGGGFGGLTATQSLRRSGLDVVLIDRTNHHLFQPLLYQVATAALSPSDIAWPLRTIFRSRMNVQVVMDEVQAIDRISRLVVLAEGGALPFDALVVAPGSRHSYFGHNEWEAHAPGLKTLTDALTLRERLLLSFEKAEQLKGAAEAQRYLTFVIVGGGPTGVELAGALAEIGRKAMTPDYPSLRSANLKILLLEGTERILSAYPPLLSAKAQWALQAMGVTVMLNTKVVDVTPQGVSTGREFIETANVIWAAGNTASSLIQSLKTPVDSAGRAIVRADLTIPDDPWIFVIGDAACCLGADGKPLPGLAPVAMQEGRYVARVIAKGVPQDRREPFRYVDRGMMTTIGRAKAIAQLGPLKLSGLPAWLIWCVVHIFFLIGVRNRFRVMSEWIWYYLTFRPGARLIYWKQEKRD; encoded by the coding sequence ATGGGCCGATCTCGATCAGAACCTGACGGAGCGAAGAAGCGGACCCGCGTCGTCATCATCGGCGGCGGCTTCGGCGGGTTGACGGCCACGCAATCGCTCCGCAGATCGGGACTCGACGTCGTCCTGATCGACCGGACCAACCATCACCTGTTCCAGCCGCTGCTCTACCAGGTCGCCACCGCCGCGCTCTCCCCCAGCGACATCGCCTGGCCGCTCCGCACGATCTTCCGGTCGCGAATGAACGTGCAGGTCGTCATGGATGAGGTCCAGGCCATCGATAGGATCAGTCGACTGGTCGTCCTGGCGGAAGGCGGGGCGCTTCCCTTCGACGCGCTTGTCGTCGCGCCGGGCTCACGCCACTCCTACTTCGGACACAACGAGTGGGAGGCTCACGCGCCGGGATTGAAGACATTGACCGATGCTCTGACACTGCGCGAGCGGCTGCTGCTGTCGTTCGAGAAGGCGGAACAACTGAAAGGCGCGGCCGAAGCGCAACGGTATCTGACTTTCGTGATTGTCGGAGGAGGCCCGACCGGCGTGGAACTGGCTGGGGCCCTGGCGGAGATCGGGCGCAAGGCCATGACGCCGGACTATCCCTCCCTCCGCTCAGCCAATCTGAAAATTCTGCTGCTCGAAGGAACCGAACGGATCCTCTCGGCCTATCCGCCGCTGTTGAGCGCCAAGGCGCAATGGGCGCTGCAGGCCATGGGCGTCACGGTCATGTTGAACACCAAGGTCGTGGACGTGACGCCGCAGGGAGTCTCAACCGGCCGCGAGTTCATTGAAACCGCCAACGTCATCTGGGCCGCCGGCAACACCGCCTCGTCGCTCATCCAGTCCCTCAAGACCCCGGTCGATTCCGCCGGGCGGGCCATCGTGCGCGCCGACCTCACCATCCCGGACGATCCCTGGATCTTCGTCATCGGAGACGCCGCCTGCTGCCTCGGAGCAGACGGCAAACCTCTGCCCGGCCTCGCGCCGGTGGCCATGCAGGAGGGGCGCTACGTCGCGCGGGTGATCGCGAAGGGCGTTCCTCAGGACCGGCGCGAGCCGTTTCGCTATGTCGATCGCGGCATGATGACGACGATCGGACGGGCCAAAGCCATCGCGCAACTGGGGCCGCTCAAACTGTCCGGCCTGCCCGCCTGGCTCATCTGGTGCGTCGTCCACATCTTTTTCCTGATCGGCGTCCGCAACCGCTTCCGGGTCATGTCCGAATGGATCTGGTACTACCTGACCTTCCGCCCCGGCGCGCGGTTGATCTATTGGAAACAAGAGAAGCGGGACTGA